The Blastococcus sp. HT6-4 genome window below encodes:
- a CDS encoding SDR family oxidoreductase, with product MRIVLAGAHGQVARRLGRLLSGRGDTVLGLVRNPDHRADLESDGVTPVVLDLESASVDEVAEVVSGADGVVFAAGAGPGSGPERKDTVDRGAAVLLADAAERAGVRPYLLVSSMGADLVADGATPDGVDEVFVAYLRAKLAAEENLLARPGLAVTVLRPGGLTDEPGTGRVTLARHVERGEIPRDDVAAVLLAFLDSPRDGAVVELVAGETPVEEAVASVP from the coding sequence ATGCGCATCGTCCTCGCCGGGGCCCACGGGCAGGTCGCCCGCCGCCTCGGCCGCCTGCTGTCCGGCCGCGGCGACACCGTCCTCGGCCTCGTCCGCAATCCCGACCACCGGGCCGACCTCGAGTCCGATGGCGTGACGCCGGTGGTCCTCGACCTCGAGTCGGCCTCGGTCGACGAGGTCGCGGAGGTGGTCTCCGGCGCCGATGGCGTGGTGTTCGCCGCCGGTGCCGGCCCCGGCAGCGGCCCCGAACGCAAGGACACCGTCGACCGCGGCGCGGCGGTGCTGCTCGCCGACGCCGCGGAGCGGGCCGGGGTCCGCCCCTACCTCCTGGTCTCCTCCATGGGCGCCGACCTCGTCGCCGACGGCGCGACCCCCGACGGCGTCGACGAGGTGTTCGTCGCGTACCTGCGGGCCAAGCTCGCCGCGGAGGAGAACCTGCTGGCCCGCCCGGGGCTCGCGGTCACGGTCCTGCGGCCGGGCGGCCTCACCGACGAACCCGGCACCGGTCGGGTCACCCTCGCCCGGCACGTCGAGCGCGGGGAGATCCCCCGGGACGATGTCGCCGCCGTCCTGCTGGCCTTCCTCGACTCCCCGCGCGACGGCGCCGTGGTGGAGCTGGTCGCCGGCGAGACCCCGGTGGAGGAGGCGGTCGCCTCGGTGCCCTGA
- a CDS encoding MogA/MoaB family molybdenum cofactor biosynthesis protein produces MSELPPGARALVLTASNRAYAGIYDDRSGRALAEGLAALGFAVEGPHVRPDDPDELEAVMRAAVDLGVDVVVTTGGTGLSPSDVTPEATRRVLEREAPGLADAVRRYGADNGVPTAVLSRGVAGTAARTLIVNLPGSTGGVKDGLAVLGPLLPHVVSQLRGGDHV; encoded by the coding sequence ATGAGCGAGTTGCCCCCGGGCGCCCGTGCGCTCGTGCTGACCGCCTCCAACCGGGCCTACGCCGGGATCTACGACGACCGCAGTGGCCGGGCCCTCGCCGAGGGTCTGGCGGCACTGGGCTTCGCCGTGGAGGGGCCGCACGTGCGCCCCGACGACCCCGACGAGCTGGAGGCGGTCATGCGGGCCGCGGTCGACCTCGGCGTCGACGTCGTCGTCACCACCGGCGGCACCGGCCTCTCCCCCAGCGACGTCACGCCCGAGGCGACCCGCCGGGTGCTGGAACGCGAGGCACCGGGCCTCGCCGACGCCGTCCGCCGCTACGGGGCCGACAACGGTGTGCCGACGGCGGTGCTCTCCCGCGGGGTGGCCGGCACGGCGGCCCGCACGCTGATCGTCAACCTGCCCGGCTCGACCGGCGGGGTGAAGGACGGGCTGGCCGTGCTCGGGCCACTGCTCCCCCACGTCGTCAGCCAGCTCCGTGGCGGCGACCATGTCTGA
- a CDS encoding NTP transferase domain-containing protein, with protein sequence MEELPPYAAVVLAGGRGARLGGRAKPQLTVGGRTMLAAVLTAVDDAAQRVVVGPPQPAPPDVVLTREDPPGGGPVAALRAGLARVDADVVAVLAGDLPFVTGAVIGALRRRLRADGVLVVDDTGRDQLLLGVWRTAALRDAVRDPAGPGALHRAVAGLAVDRHRPPVAPDEVPPWLDCDTPEELARAREVAARTAG encoded by the coding sequence ATGGAGGAGCTCCCGCCGTACGCCGCCGTGGTACTGGCCGGCGGCCGGGGCGCGCGGCTGGGCGGGCGGGCGAAGCCCCAGCTGACGGTCGGGGGCCGGACCATGCTCGCGGCCGTGCTCACCGCCGTGGACGACGCCGCTCAGCGCGTGGTGGTCGGGCCCCCGCAGCCCGCCCCGCCCGACGTGGTGCTCACCCGGGAGGACCCACCCGGGGGCGGCCCGGTGGCCGCCCTCCGGGCCGGGCTGGCGCGGGTGGACGCCGACGTCGTCGCCGTCCTCGCCGGCGACCTGCCGTTCGTGACCGGCGCCGTGATCGGTGCGCTGCGCCGGCGGCTGCGGGCTGACGGCGTCCTGGTCGTCGACGACACCGGCCGGGACCAGCTGCTGCTGGGCGTGTGGCGCACCGCGGCCCTCCGCGATGCGGTGCGGGACCCGGCGGGCCCGGGGGCGCTGCACCGGGCGGTGGCGGGCCTCGCCGTCGACCGCCACCGGCCGCCGGTGGCTCCCGACGAGGTGCCGCCGTGGCTCGACTGCGACACCCCCGAGGAGCTGGCCCGCGCCCGGGAGGTAGCCGCCCGCACGGCCGGGTAG
- the truA gene encoding tRNA pseudouridine(38-40) synthase TruA, producing the protein MTEHDHRDEPATDTGGGLVRLRLAVQYDGTAFHGWARQPAQRTVQAELEQALATVLRHDLDLTVAGRTDAGVHATGQVVHCDLPRAVWEEHAARLVRRLRGVLPRDIAVPRAQEAHPSFDARFGALARHYVYRLSDDPAGPSPLRRADTVAWPRRLDAAAMDLAAGLLLGQNDFAAYCKRREGATTIRTLLRLAVARQTEDDGSETVRIDASADAFCHSMVRSLVGGLIAVGEGRRPLDWPASLLSRTERAGEVPVAPAHGLTLVAVDYPADAELAARAEVTRARRA; encoded by the coding sequence CTGACCGAGCACGACCACCGTGACGAGCCCGCCACCGATACCGGTGGCGGGCTCGTCCGTCTCCGGCTGGCGGTCCAGTACGACGGTACGGCGTTCCACGGCTGGGCCCGCCAGCCCGCGCAGCGCACCGTGCAGGCCGAGCTGGAGCAGGCGCTGGCCACCGTGCTGCGCCACGACCTCGACCTGACGGTCGCCGGCCGCACCGACGCCGGGGTGCACGCCACCGGCCAGGTGGTGCACTGCGATCTGCCCCGCGCGGTCTGGGAGGAGCACGCAGCCAGGCTGGTCCGCCGGTTGCGGGGCGTCCTCCCGCGCGACATCGCCGTGCCCCGGGCGCAGGAGGCGCACCCGTCGTTCGACGCCCGGTTCGGGGCGCTGGCCCGGCACTACGTGTACCGGCTGTCCGACGACCCGGCCGGCCCGTCGCCGCTCCGGCGTGCGGACACGGTGGCGTGGCCCCGCCGCCTCGACGCCGCGGCGATGGACCTCGCGGCCGGGCTGCTGCTCGGGCAGAACGACTTCGCCGCCTACTGCAAGCGCCGCGAGGGCGCGACGACGATCCGCACCCTGCTCCGGCTGGCCGTCGCCCGGCAGACCGAGGACGACGGCTCGGAGACCGTGCGGATCGACGCCTCGGCCGACGCGTTCTGCCACTCGATGGTCCGCAGCCTCGTCGGCGGGCTGATCGCCGTCGGTGAGGGGCGGCGGCCGCTGGACTGGCCCGCGAGCCTGCTCAGCCGCACGGAGCGGGCCGGTGAGGTGCCCGTGGCGCCGGCGCACGGGCTGACGCTCGTGGCCGTGGACTACCCGGCCGACGCCGAGCTCGCCGCCCGCGCGGAGGTCACCCGCGCCCGCCGGGCCTGA
- the moaC gene encoding cyclic pyranopterin monophosphate synthase MoaC, translating to MTEPRLTHVDETGAARMVDVSAKAVTAREATAAGRVLVSAEVVGLLRGKGVPKGDAVAVARIAGIAGAKRTPDLVPLCHPIALHGVTVDVEVTDDTVEITATARTADRTGVEMEALTAVTVAGLTMIDMVKAVDPRASITDVRLLRKSGGKSGDWAR from the coding sequence GTGACGGAACCCCGGCTCACCCACGTCGACGAGACCGGCGCGGCGCGCATGGTCGACGTCAGCGCCAAGGCCGTCACCGCCCGGGAGGCCACGGCCGCCGGCCGGGTCCTCGTGAGCGCCGAGGTCGTCGGCCTGCTCCGCGGGAAGGGGGTGCCGAAGGGGGACGCGGTGGCCGTCGCCCGCATCGCCGGCATCGCCGGGGCCAAGCGCACGCCCGACCTCGTGCCGCTGTGCCACCCCATCGCGCTGCACGGCGTCACGGTCGACGTCGAGGTCACCGACGACACCGTCGAGATCACCGCCACGGCCCGGACGGCCGACCGCACGGGCGTGGAGATGGAGGCCCTCACCGCGGTCACCGTCGCCGGGCTCACGATGATCGACATGGTCAAGGCCGTCGACCCGCGGGCGTCGATCACCGACGTGCGGCTGCTCCGCAAGAGCGGCGGCAAGAGCGGGGACTGGGCCCGATGA
- the fdhD gene encoding formate dehydrogenase accessory sulfurtransferase FdhD produces the protein MGRVTSRTPVLRIRGQQRTTRPDAVAAEEPLEIRLGGTALAITMRTPGDDFDLVHGFLATEGVIRGADEVAGLRYCDSVDADGRNTYNVVDVDLAPGVPMPDTGLERNFYTSSSCGVCGKASIDAIRTKTAFDVAADPVRLPLEVLLALPDRLRAAQQVFDKTGGLHAAGLLTTDGDLVAVREDVGRHNAVDKVIGDGVRAGRLPLAGHVLMVSGRASFELTQKAAMAGIPVLAAVSAPSSLAVELAREVGITLVGFLRGDGCNVYTHQERILLD, from the coding sequence GTGGGACGAGTCACCAGCCGCACCCCGGTGCTGCGCATCCGCGGTCAGCAACGCACCACCCGGCCCGACGCCGTCGCGGCGGAGGAGCCGCTGGAGATCCGGCTCGGCGGTACCGCCCTGGCGATCACCATGCGCACGCCGGGTGACGACTTCGACCTGGTGCACGGTTTCCTCGCCACCGAGGGCGTCATCCGGGGGGCCGACGAGGTCGCGGGCCTGCGGTACTGCGACTCCGTGGACGCCGACGGCCGCAACACCTACAACGTCGTCGACGTCGACCTCGCCCCCGGGGTGCCGATGCCCGACACCGGGCTCGAGCGGAACTTCTACACGTCCAGCTCGTGCGGGGTGTGCGGCAAGGCCAGCATCGACGCCATCCGGACGAAGACCGCGTTCGATGTCGCCGCCGACCCCGTGCGCCTCCCGCTGGAGGTGCTCCTGGCGCTGCCGGACCGCCTGCGGGCCGCCCAGCAGGTCTTCGACAAGACCGGGGGACTGCACGCCGCCGGGCTCCTCACGACCGACGGGGACCTGGTCGCGGTCCGCGAGGACGTGGGCCGGCACAACGCCGTCGACAAGGTGATCGGGGACGGCGTCCGTGCCGGCCGGCTGCCCCTGGCCGGCCACGTGCTGATGGTCAGCGGCCGCGCGAGCTTCGAGCTGACCCAGAAGGCGGCGATGGCCGGCATCCCGGTGCTCGCCGCGGTGTCGGCGCCGTCGTCGCTGGCCGTGGAGCTCGCCCGCGAGGTGGGCATCACCCTGGTCGGCTTCCTCCGCGGCGACGGCTGCAACGTCTACACCCACCAGGAGCGGATCCTGCTGGACTGA